The following coding sequences are from one Bacteroidales bacterium WCE2008 window:
- a CDS encoding 1-acyl-sn-glycerol-3-phosphate acyltransferases encodes MKRLILDIHDYLSSRKSLAAALVVALLALCVISALRMEYDEDISSFLPQNEQSRMYSEVYSRLGTQDMLTVFFEGESRDDVADAMYAFRDIWAETDTTGIVEDISLSGEDVGVGEVFGFVRSNWPYFLNEADYERMDSLLSEPGFIAGAMAGNRASQYSFSSKIESEYMRSDPLKLFSPVLLRLREMAPESGFSTEDGLIFTEDGLGVVFFRSPFGASESDRNAGLVEILDEVKAKVMDLYPEVSVFSTGGPEVAVENASRIKKDSILALLVAGILISLVLWFSYRRLSDILWILASIAAGAVMAIGIIAAFKSSISIIILGIGCMIIGIAVNYPLHYIDHLKYQPDRRKALSEQVNPLLVGNITTVGAFLSLMLMKADALKDFGFVGAMMLVGTILFVLFFLPVFVSGTTERRGTIKLDFDRNINLSRKWRCAVFCVFVAVSCVFFFMGRKVGFDTDMHNINYMTEDQRRGFAIMEGNSGSAGESIYVVASGNDAESALQACEAIGLDGARSIATFVPSMSAQKEKLRMWRVFWGRHGDVLEEMDKAAGKEGFAGTAFNPFRETVLRDWDVQPAGYFDVLLKSVGRSMYLDDGNDVKIVSYLDATDVEDCKDRLRAGLPEGAFCFSSSDLSYSFQEQLSGDFDRIGLICSLIVFVFLWLSFGSLGLTLISFLPLAVGWIWILGTMNLFGWQFNVVNVILASFIFGQGDDYTIFMTEGLMHEYATGKKILHSFKNAVALSALIMFIGIGALIVAKHPAMKSLAELTIAGMVIVVMMAYYLPPLLFRFFTGRKSGLPLTISNILATVYIFAVFLVAMLVLSVWTFFHFLRGDSEARKEKYRRVLQKTAQLALRFLPGCHYSVDNSVGEDFSRPAIYVCNHQSHFDVLALLALNPKLAMITNDWVWKSPFYGYLLHKADCLPSSDGLEANLERMRELIGKGYSIGIFPEGTRSETCDIQRFHRGAFLAARELQVDILPLYIHGFGYALRKKDFILRKADISLKVGKRIDWKQVGDNLMAFTRNMRHSFCEEYSTIRREKETASYNAEYVKYQYLYKGNEAMRECRQVLRTKIGEIDGMHEKKVVVKGSGYGAYALLLALTHPETEVIAYEADEDKFLTASRCVGVPSNLHHVNGEAPAEAEGKVIEL; translated from the coding sequence ATGAAAAGACTGATACTGGACATACATGACTATCTTTCCTCCCGTAAGAGTCTTGCGGCGGCGCTGGTTGTGGCGCTGCTGGCGCTCTGCGTGATCTCGGCGCTCAGGATGGAATATGATGAAGACATCTCGTCATTCCTGCCTCAGAATGAGCAGAGCCGCATGTACTCGGAAGTCTATTCCAGACTTGGGACGCAGGATATGCTGACAGTGTTCTTCGAAGGAGAGTCAAGAGATGACGTCGCCGATGCCATGTACGCCTTCCGGGACATCTGGGCAGAGACCGATACGACGGGAATCGTCGAAGACATAAGCTTGAGCGGGGAAGATGTCGGAGTCGGCGAAGTCTTCGGTTTCGTCCGCTCCAACTGGCCATATTTCCTGAATGAAGCCGATTATGAGCGTATGGATTCGCTTCTGTCGGAGCCCGGTTTTATTGCCGGAGCCATGGCCGGGAACCGCGCGTCGCAGTATTCTTTCTCGTCGAAGATCGAGTCGGAGTATATGCGCTCGGATCCTCTGAAGCTGTTCTCTCCCGTCCTGCTGAGGCTGAGGGAAATGGCCCCGGAGAGCGGATTCAGCACTGAGGACGGACTCATATTCACGGAAGACGGGCTGGGCGTCGTCTTTTTCCGTTCGCCGTTCGGGGCTTCGGAATCCGACCGTAATGCCGGTCTGGTGGAGATTCTGGATGAGGTCAAGGCTAAGGTCATGGACCTTTATCCCGAGGTCTCCGTATTCTCGACCGGAGGACCTGAAGTCGCCGTGGAGAATGCGTCCAGAATCAAGAAGGACAGTATCCTTGCCCTGCTGGTGGCCGGAATCCTCATATCCCTGGTACTTTGGTTCAGCTACCGGAGACTCAGCGATATCTTGTGGATTCTCGCATCTATCGCCGCCGGAGCGGTAATGGCAATCGGAATCATCGCAGCTTTCAAGAGCAGCATCTCGATAATCATTCTCGGCATCGGCTGTATGATTATCGGAATCGCCGTCAATTATCCGCTGCATTATATAGACCATCTGAAGTACCAGCCGGACAGGCGCAAGGCTCTCTCGGAGCAGGTCAATCCGCTGCTGGTCGGAAACATAACTACTGTAGGCGCATTCCTGTCCCTGATGCTGATGAAGGCTGATGCCCTAAAGGATTTCGGCTTCGTCGGGGCCATGATGCTTGTCGGGACCATTCTTTTCGTGCTGTTCTTCCTGCCTGTATTCGTGTCCGGGACAACGGAACGCAGGGGGACTATAAAACTCGATTTCGACAGGAACATCAACCTCTCCCGGAAGTGGCGCTGCGCCGTGTTCTGCGTTTTTGTCGCCGTAAGCTGCGTATTCTTCTTCATGGGCAGAAAAGTCGGTTTCGATACCGACATGCATAATATCAATTACATGACGGAAGACCAGCGCAGGGGATTCGCAATAATGGAAGGCAATTCCGGAAGCGCCGGCGAGTCGATATATGTGGTAGCCTCGGGAAATGATGCCGAGTCTGCCCTTCAGGCCTGCGAGGCTATCGGTCTGGACGGGGCGAGGAGCATTGCCACGTTCGTGCCGTCGATGTCTGCCCAGAAAGAGAAACTCCGTATGTGGAGAGTATTTTGGGGCCGTCACGGGGATGTGCTCGAGGAGATGGACAAGGCCGCCGGGAAAGAAGGATTCGCAGGTACGGCCTTCAATCCGTTCCGGGAGACTGTGCTAAGAGATTGGGATGTGCAGCCTGCCGGGTATTTCGACGTCCTGCTGAAGTCTGTCGGCAGAAGCATGTACCTCGACGACGGGAATGATGTCAAGATCGTAAGTTATCTGGACGCGACTGATGTGGAGGACTGCAAGGACAGGCTCAGAGCCGGCCTTCCTGAGGGGGCCTTCTGCTTCAGCAGTTCCGATCTCTCATATTCTTTCCAGGAGCAGCTTTCAGGAGATTTCGACCGTATAGGGCTTATATGCAGCCTTATCGTATTCGTATTCCTGTGGCTGTCTTTCGGCTCCCTGGGACTGACGCTGATTTCCTTCCTGCCGCTCGCCGTGGGCTGGATATGGATTCTGGGTACCATGAATCTTTTCGGCTGGCAGTTCAATGTGGTCAATGTCATACTGGCGTCATTCATTTTCGGCCAGGGGGACGACTATACCATATTCATGACCGAGGGCCTGATGCATGAATACGCGACCGGGAAGAAGATTCTGCACTCATTCAAGAATGCCGTGGCTCTCTCGGCCCTGATCATGTTCATAGGCATAGGCGCCCTGATCGTGGCGAAGCATCCTGCGATGAAATCTCTGGCTGAGCTGACTATCGCCGGTATGGTCATAGTCGTGATGATGGCATATTACCTCCCGCCTCTGCTTTTCAGATTCTTTACCGGAAGGAAAAGCGGACTGCCGCTTACCATTTCCAATATCCTGGCTACTGTATATATCTTCGCCGTGTTCCTTGTCGCGATGCTGGTGCTTTCAGTCTGGACTTTCTTCCATTTCCTCCGCGGAGATTCCGAAGCCAGGAAAGAAAAGTACCGCAGAGTCCTGCAGAAGACGGCCCAGCTTGCGCTCAGATTCCTTCCGGGATGCCATTATTCAGTCGACAACAGCGTCGGAGAAGACTTCTCCAGACCGGCCATATATGTATGCAACCATCAGTCTCATTTCGATGTACTGGCCCTTCTCGCCCTGAATCCTAAGCTGGCGATGATAACTAACGACTGGGTATGGAAAAGCCCGTTCTACGGTTATCTTCTCCACAAGGCGGATTGCCTGCCTTCGTCCGACGGACTGGAAGCCAATCTGGAGAGGATGCGCGAACTTATAGGAAAGGGCTATTCGATAGGAATCTTCCCTGAGGGCACCAGAAGCGAGACGTGCGATATCCAGCGCTTCCATCGCGGAGCCTTTCTTGCCGCGAGGGAACTTCAGGTCGACATACTGCCTCTGTATATCCATGGTTTCGGATATGCGTTGAGGAAAAAGGATTTCATATTGAGGAAGGCGGATATCAGCCTTAAAGTCGGCAAGAGAATAGACTGGAAGCAGGTGGGGGACAATCTTATGGCTTTCACTCGCAATATGCGCCATTCTTTCTGCGAGGAATATTCGACTATACGCCGTGAGAAAGAAACTGCCTCCTATAACGCCGAGTATGTAAAATATCAGTATCTTTACAAAGGAAACGAGGCTATGAGGGAGTGCCGGCAGGTGCTGAGGACAAAGATAGGGGAAATTGACGGGATGCATGAAAAGAAGGTGGTTGTCAAGGGCTCCGGTTACGGCGCCTATGCGCTTCTGCTCGCTTTGACCCATCCTGAAACGGAAGTTATTGCTTATGAGGCTGACGAGGACAAGTTCCTGACTGCCAGCAGATGCGTCGGAGTGCCTTCCAATCTGCATCATGTCAATGGGGAGGCTCCGGCTGAAGCCGAAGGAAAAGTGATCGAGTTATGA
- a CDS encoding Alpha/beta hydrolase family protein yields MNRLIIVISLLLSVQTSAQIRIWDGTSHKEEDVVLNEYKTAGQAKGSIIICPGGSYFWHDMKGEGSKVAEWLSSEGYNAYVLKYRVAGTFDFITRFRRVARGSRFPDMICDLQRSIQVIRDRNGDQYIGVMGFSAGGHLALMSAAFGETDYVTGCGVDSGSMSLKPDFIAAIYPVVTMSNNNYVHKRSRRGLLGEDAAGNQALQDSLSMEKHVTPAMPPVFLLNCEDDPTVDWHNSVILDSALTAERVPHKYLRFKSGGHGFGADRKKYTAETGGWQKEFIKWLNDYGY; encoded by the coding sequence ATGAACAGACTGATTATAGTCATATCGCTGCTGCTTTCTGTGCAGACATCCGCCCAGATAAGAATCTGGGACGGGACGTCGCATAAGGAGGAGGACGTGGTATTGAATGAGTATAAGACTGCCGGCCAGGCGAAAGGGTCCATCATAATCTGCCCCGGGGGCAGCTATTTCTGGCACGACATGAAGGGTGAGGGCAGCAAGGTGGCCGAATGGCTGTCTTCGGAGGGATACAACGCCTACGTCCTGAAATACAGGGTTGCCGGTACATTTGATTTCATTACGCGGTTCCGCAGAGTCGCACGGGGATCACGCTTCCCCGACATGATATGCGACCTCCAGAGATCGATCCAGGTCATAAGGGACAGGAACGGGGACCAGTATATCGGAGTCATGGGCTTTTCTGCCGGCGGCCATCTGGCCTTGATGTCGGCAGCGTTCGGGGAAACCGATTATGTTACCGGATGCGGAGTGGATTCCGGCAGCATGTCGCTGAAACCGGATTTCATCGCGGCTATCTATCCTGTCGTTACGATGTCCAACAACAATTATGTGCATAAGCGCTCCCGTCGCGGGCTTCTCGGAGAAGACGCCGCCGGGAACCAGGCGCTTCAGGATTCGCTGTCGATGGAAAAACACGTAACTCCCGCGATGCCTCCGGTGTTCCTGCTCAATTGTGAAGATGACCCTACTGTAGACTGGCATAACAGTGTAATCCTTGATTCCGCCTTGACGGCAGAAAGGGTCCCGCATAAATATCTCCGGTTCAAGTCCGGGGGACATGGGTTCGGCGCAGACAGGAAAAAGTACACTGCCGAGACCGGTGGGTGGCAAAAGGAATTTATCAAATGGTTAAACGATTATGGATATTGA
- a CDS encoding EamA-like transporter family protein — protein MYKLIPLSLLQSLFLCGGQILFKLGLNASGPFSWSWGFFKAQLTNWWYLGCGLSFAAATVLWAYILRNFPFSIAYPLSCLSYVLGVFAAIMIFKETVSWTQWIGVFLVVSGCILIAK, from the coding sequence ATGTATAAACTGATTCCGCTTTCGCTGCTGCAGAGCCTGTTTCTCTGCGGCGGCCAGATTCTGTTCAAGCTGGGGCTCAATGCCTCGGGACCGTTCAGCTGGTCCTGGGGTTTCTTCAAGGCTCAGCTGACGAACTGGTGGTATCTCGGATGCGGCCTTTCGTTTGCCGCGGCGACTGTGCTGTGGGCCTATATACTTAGGAATTTCCCGTTCAGCATAGCTTATCCGCTTTCGTGCCTGAGTTACGTGCTCGGTGTTTTCGCCGCTATAATGATCTTTAAGGAAACCGTATCCTGGACCCAGTGGATCGGAGTATTCCTGGTAGTGTCGGGTTGTATATTGATTGCAAAATGA
- a CDS encoding Beta-ketoacyl synthase, N-terminal domain — MGRKVYIKAICEFRNGDPEPDYRNILSPIASRRMGKMLKHAIWTSVEALSVAGLKNVDAIMTATDHGCILNTEQYMSALYGVSEAALSPTSFMQSTHNTVSSMIAIHLGCHGYNATYSHTGASLESALLDAWLQISLGDIDTALVGKFDEVAPLFCKDGAGESVAISYVLSADPEGSIRELTMPELCIN; from the coding sequence ATGGGAAGAAAAGTCTACATTAAGGCTATATGTGAATTCCGGAACGGAGACCCCGAGCCGGATTACAGGAACATATTGTCTCCGATTGCTTCCAGACGTATGGGAAAGATGCTGAAACATGCAATCTGGACGTCCGTGGAGGCTCTTTCCGTTGCCGGCCTGAAGAATGTAGATGCAATCATGACGGCTACGGACCACGGCTGCATACTCAATACGGAACAGTATATGAGCGCCCTTTACGGAGTAAGCGAAGCGGCTTTGAGTCCTACCAGTTTCATGCAGTCCACGCACAACACGGTCAGCTCCATGATAGCCATCCATCTGGGATGCCACGGCTACAATGCGACTTATTCCCATACCGGGGCTTCGCTTGAGAGCGCATTGCTGGATGCATGGCTGCAGATATCCCTCGGGGATATCGATACGGCTCTCGTAGGGAAATTTGACGAGGTGGCTCCGCTGTTCTGCAAAGACGGGGCAGGGGAGAGTGTTGCCATAAGTTATGTGCTTTCCGCCGATCCGGAAGGCTCTATAAGAGAATTAACAATGCCAGAGTTATGTATAAACTGA
- a CDS encoding 3-oxoacyl-[acyl-carrier-protein] synthase-1 encodes MTGRIVITGAGVVSAIGSDKDRTLESLIASRSGIGTLRHLKTSLSDFPSGEFALSDAELAAELGIGEKISRTSLLGIKAVREALAQAGIEDASGIPLIGGTTVGGMDLSERMFPEYSPKHDCGSSTDDIARYTGATGFRTTLSTACSSAANAIILGANLLRSGLCTRVIAGGSECLTDYHMNGFNSLMILSRELCSPFDKDRTGLNLGEGAGFLVLETEESAIARKARPVAVLSGFGNACDAYHQTASSPEGEGAFLAMGKALSMAGLRPSDIGYINAHGTGTPNNDASESHAIRRVFGEDVPPVSSTKCFTGHTTSASGSIEAVFCILALNHSFIPAQTGWKTQDPECITPYRGKGTVKLEHVMCNAFGFGGNDTSLIISKY; translated from the coding sequence GTGACAGGCAGGATCGTCATAACAGGAGCCGGCGTAGTAAGCGCTATCGGATCGGACAAGGATAGGACTCTCGAGTCTCTCATCGCTTCCCGTTCCGGTATCGGGACTCTGCGCCATCTCAAGACCTCGCTCTCGGATTTCCCGTCCGGGGAATTCGCTCTTTCAGACGCTGAACTTGCTGCGGAACTCGGAATCGGCGAGAAAATCAGCAGGACTTCTCTCCTTGGAATAAAGGCGGTAAGAGAAGCTCTGGCCCAGGCAGGGATAGAGGACGCCTCCGGCATTCCGCTGATCGGCGGGACTACTGTGGGAGGAATGGACCTTAGCGAGAGGATGTTCCCGGAGTACTCTCCGAAACATGACTGCGGCTCTTCTACTGACGATATCGCCCGCTATACCGGCGCGACAGGTTTCAGGACGACTCTTTCGACTGCATGCTCGTCGGCTGCCAATGCCATAATCCTGGGGGCCAATCTGCTCAGGAGCGGGCTATGCACCAGGGTAATTGCCGGAGGAAGCGAATGCCTGACCGACTACCATATGAACGGATTCAACTCTCTGATGATTCTCAGCAGGGAGCTGTGCTCTCCTTTCGACAAGGACCGTACAGGCCTTAATCTGGGAGAGGGCGCAGGTTTCCTGGTGCTTGAGACGGAGGAGTCGGCAATTGCGAGAAAGGCAAGACCTGTCGCCGTCTTGTCCGGTTTCGGCAATGCCTGCGATGCTTACCACCAGACAGCTTCTTCCCCTGAAGGAGAGGGAGCTTTTCTGGCAATGGGGAAGGCTCTGTCGATGGCAGGATTGCGTCCTTCCGATATCGGATATATCAATGCCCACGGTACCGGAACGCCTAACAACGACGCTTCCGAGAGCCATGCGATAAGGCGGGTTTTCGGGGAGGACGTACCTCCCGTGTCTTCCACCAAATGCTTTACCGGCCATACTACAAGCGCTTCGGGGTCGATCGAGGCCGTTTTCTGCATACTTGCCCTGAATCACTCTTTCATTCCTGCTCAGACGGGCTGGAAGACCCAGGACCCGGAATGCATCACTCCGTACAGGGGAAAGGGAACGGTAAAGCTAGAGCATGTGATGTGCAATGCCTTCGGCTTCGGAGGAAACGATACTTCGCTTATAATATCAAAATACTGA
- a CDS encoding Glycosyltransferase involved in cell wall bisynthesis, with translation MSNDLHICILIPAFNNGGTVGAVVERALATGLPVIVVNDGSTDGTAEILSRLPVTVVSYEKNRGKGHALKTGFRKATGLGYDYAVTIDADGQHFPEDIPTLLDHAEKDRLVVGSRNLNAEGMPSGNTFANRFSNFWFTLQTGERVPDTQSGFRIYSLGTLPPLWMVPSRYEAELLLLVLSAWKGVRIDSVPIRICYPEDRVSHFRPYADFARISVLNVILCLLAVVYGYPRLLMRKIVKR, from the coding sequence TTGAGTAATGACCTTCATATATGCATTCTGATTCCCGCATTCAACAATGGCGGGACGGTTGGCGCTGTAGTGGAAAGGGCCCTGGCTACCGGTCTGCCTGTAATCGTGGTAAACGACGGCAGCACCGACGGTACGGCGGAAATCCTTTCCCGCCTGCCTGTGACTGTCGTCTCATACGAAAAGAACAGGGGAAAGGGGCATGCGCTCAAGACCGGGTTCCGGAAAGCGACCGGGCTGGGATATGATTATGCCGTGACAATCGATGCCGACGGGCAGCATTTCCCAGAAGACATTCCGACCCTTCTGGACCATGCGGAAAAGGATAGGCTGGTCGTGGGAAGCCGGAATCTGAACGCTGAAGGAATGCCTTCAGGCAATACTTTCGCCAACAGATTCTCGAATTTCTGGTTTACTCTGCAGACCGGCGAAAGGGTCCCGGATACCCAGAGCGGTTTCCGCATCTATTCTCTCGGGACATTGCCTCCTCTATGGATGGTCCCGTCCAGATATGAGGCCGAATTGCTGCTGCTGGTGCTGTCGGCATGGAAAGGAGTGCGGATAGACTCCGTGCCGATAAGGATATGCTATCCTGAAGACAGGGTGTCGCATTTCCGCCCATACGCCGATTTCGCAAGGATCAGCGTGCTCAACGTCATCCTGTGTCTGCTGGCCGTGGTCTATGGATATCCGCGCCTGCTGATGCGCAAGATTGTAAAGCGATGA
- a CDS encoding acyl carrier protein codes for MEELINEIKLKVIEALNLEGMTPEDIDDHAPLFGDQGLGLDSIDVLELIVLLEKNYGIHIASPADGKKVFQSFAVMAKYVAENRKK; via the coding sequence ATGGAAGAACTGATCAATGAGATTAAACTGAAAGTGATTGAGGCGTTGAACCTTGAAGGAATGACTCCGGAAGATATCGACGACCATGCGCCGCTGTTCGGCGACCAGGGCCTGGGCCTTGATTCTATCGATGTCCTGGAGCTTATAGTGCTTCTGGAGAAGAATTATGGAATCCATATCGCTTCTCCGGCAGATGGAAAGAAAGTCTTCCAGAGTTTCGCCGTAATGGCAAAATACGTTGCTGAAAACAGAAAGAAGTGA
- a CDS encoding Outer membrane lipoprotein-sorting protein, translating into MRKLLILIFLSIGLASAAQDNLSVSRLMEANSFNTVKAIYVQTRHSALMTEDLVSTGILYLSSPDKVRWETLTPYQDVKVVRGDAKRRRGFRIPKEKDFSITPVEGKKDQFLLRPLTRDMKNLFDSVLVTVDPATYRIVSARINTSEEDWTELVFSAVTIDEPLDESLFKR; encoded by the coding sequence ATGAGAAAGCTCCTTATCTTGATATTCCTCTCCATCGGTCTTGCCTCAGCCGCGCAGGATAACCTTAGCGTCTCCAGACTGATGGAAGCCAATTCCTTCAATACAGTAAAAGCGATATATGTCCAGACCCGCCACTCGGCCCTGATGACGGAGGATCTGGTCAGTACCGGAATCCTCTACCTTTCGTCTCCGGACAAGGTCCGCTGGGAGACCCTCACTCCTTATCAGGACGTAAAGGTAGTGCGTGGTGACGCAAAAAGGAGAAGAGGCTTCAGAATACCTAAGGAGAAGGATTTTTCCATTACTCCGGTCGAGGGAAAGAAAGACCAGTTCCTGCTTAGGCCTCTCACCAGGGATATGAAGAATCTTTTCGACTCCGTACTTGTCACGGTCGACCCTGCGACATACAGGATAGTTTCCGCCAGAATCAACACCTCGGAGGAAGACTGGACTGAACTCGTATTCAGCGCCGTCACAATCGACGAGCCTCTGGATGAATCCTTATTCAAGAGATAG